One window of the Microvirga mediterraneensis genome contains the following:
- a CDS encoding Hsp20 family protein, translating into MRSAFDFSPLYRSTVGFDRLFDMLDQSAQIEPMTNWPPYNIEKLGEDQYVITMAIAGFSPDEIELTQKESQLLVSGQKKGSEEGKQYLHRGIATRAFKQTFNLADHVKVTGASLENGLLTVGLKREVPEALKPRRIEIATGTGTTPLGRYPQQIEHGKAA; encoded by the coding sequence ATGAGATCAGCTTTCGACTTTTCCCCTCTGTACCGCTCGACGGTCGGGTTCGACCGGCTGTTCGACATGCTCGATCAGTCCGCTCAGATCGAGCCCATGACCAATTGGCCGCCCTACAACATCGAGAAGCTGGGCGAAGACCAGTACGTCATCACGATGGCCATTGCGGGCTTCTCTCCCGATGAGATCGAACTCACGCAGAAAGAAAGCCAGCTTCTCGTGTCGGGCCAGAAGAAGGGTTCCGAGGAGGGCAAGCAATATCTGCACCGCGGCATCGCCACCCGCGCGTTCAAACAGACGTTCAACCTCGCCGATCACGTGAAGGTCACGGGCGCGAGCCTGGAGAACGGCCTCCTGACCGTCGGCCTCAAGCGCGAGGTTCCCGAAGCGCTCAAGCCGCGCCGGATCGAGATCGCGACCGGCACCGGAACGACGCCGCTGGGACGGTATCCGCAGCAGATCGAGCACGGCAAGGCCGCATAG
- the lptB gene encoding LPS export ABC transporter ATP-binding protein, producing MIDDEPVKPLFNRSQSGPSDVSLLEPRSVGANPHVFHRPDSEAVFGGPGILAVKGLQKSYRGRTVVQDAGLNVRAGEAVGLLGPNGAGKTTIFYMITGLVAADRGVISLDGHEVTGLPMYRRARLGIGYLPQEASIFRGLNVEDNIRAVLEIVEPSRKERERKLDALLDEFNITRLRKSPSIALSGGERRRCEIARALAGEPTFMLLDEPFAGIDPIAVGDIQNLVRHLTRRGIGVLITDHNVRETLGLIDRAYIIHSGRVLTEGTPDAIVSNEEVRRLYLGEDFRL from the coding sequence ATGATCGACGATGAGCCCGTGAAACCGCTTTTCAACCGTTCTCAATCCGGTCCTTCCGATGTGAGCCTCCTGGAACCCCGTTCCGTTGGGGCGAACCCGCATGTCTTTCACCGCCCGGACAGCGAGGCCGTATTCGGCGGCCCGGGAATCCTGGCCGTCAAAGGCCTGCAGAAGAGCTATCGCGGCCGCACCGTGGTGCAGGATGCGGGCCTGAACGTGCGCGCGGGCGAGGCGGTCGGCCTGCTCGGCCCCAACGGCGCGGGCAAGACCACCATCTTCTACATGATCACCGGGCTCGTGGCCGCCGATCGCGGCGTCATCAGCCTGGACGGCCATGAAGTGACCGGCCTGCCCATGTATCGCCGCGCCCGCCTGGGCATCGGATATCTCCCGCAGGAGGCCTCGATCTTCCGCGGCCTCAACGTGGAGGACAACATCCGGGCGGTGCTCGAGATCGTCGAGCCGAGCCGCAAGGAGCGCGAGCGCAAGCTCGATGCGCTCCTCGACGAGTTCAACATCACGCGCCTGCGCAAGTCGCCCTCCATCGCCCTCTCGGGCGGCGAGCGGCGGCGCTGCGAGATCGCTCGGGCGCTGGCGGGCGAGCCGACCTTCATGCTCCTCGACGAGCCCTTCGCGGGCATCGATCCCATCGCGGTGGGAGACATCCAGAACCTCGTGCGGCACCTGACCCGGCGCGGCATCGGCGTGCTCATCACGGACCACAATGTCCGCGAAACCCTCGGCCTCATCGACCGCGCCTACATCATCCATTCCGGCCGCGTTCTGACCGAGGGCACCCCCGACGCCATCGTGTCGAACGAAGAGGTGCGCCGCTTGTATCTGGGCGAGGATTTCCGCCTCTGA
- a CDS encoding adenylate/guanylate cyclase domain-containing protein → MNPQKQRVERRLAAILAADVAGYSRLMEADEVGTLQILTAHRAIMDGLIADNGGRIANTAGDSVLAEFPSAVDAVQCAVEIQERLGQEPGSQSLRFRIGVHVGDVMVRDGDLLGDGVNVAARLQELAQPGAICASETAYHYVRKLLPLAFSDLGPQRVKNMVEPVRTYALKAGPVAPMGLESPKPLPLPDRPSIAVLPFTNLSEDPQQEYFADGLVEDIITGLSRVRSFFVIARNSSFTYKGRAVDVRQVSRELGVQYVLEGSIRKAGSRVRIAGQLIDGMTGHHVWAERFDGDLSDIFELQDRVTESVVGAVEPSIRLEEIRQAHNKPTTSVTAYDLYLRALPCFYKMTREGFADVRRLTNEALSIDPGFTLAKALGAYIRSISVSQCWHEPDDIRVATRMAREVMAEARDDPTSLRFAAQVLAYSAKDYEAALNAIERSLSLNPNSAQSYTSGGWVNTHAGRPLVAIDHFHKAMRLSPLDPEKGIALSGIGMCYLMLEQFEDALTWGETALREMPGYGSSYRVVIGAFVGLGRLDEARMAAERLMEAFPTYTLTLQRQINPWRDQTFAQRYLDALQVAGVPE, encoded by the coding sequence ATGAATCCGCAGAAGCAAAGGGTCGAGCGCCGGCTGGCGGCCATCCTGGCGGCCGATGTCGCAGGTTATTCGCGTCTCATGGAGGCCGACGAGGTCGGAACCCTCCAAATCCTGACGGCCCATCGCGCAATCATGGACGGGCTCATCGCCGACAATGGCGGGCGCATCGCCAATACGGCCGGCGACAGCGTCTTGGCCGAGTTTCCGAGCGCGGTCGATGCCGTCCAGTGCGCCGTCGAGATCCAGGAGCGGCTCGGCCAGGAGCCCGGTAGCCAGAGCCTGCGGTTCCGCATCGGCGTGCATGTGGGCGATGTCATGGTGCGGGACGGCGATCTCCTCGGCGACGGGGTCAATGTGGCGGCACGACTGCAGGAATTGGCGCAACCGGGGGCGATCTGCGCATCGGAGACGGCCTATCACTATGTGCGCAAGCTCCTGCCATTGGCTTTCAGCGATCTCGGGCCGCAACGGGTGAAGAACATGGTGGAGCCGGTCAGGACCTATGCCTTGAAGGCTGGTCCCGTTGCTCCGATGGGTTTGGAATCTCCCAAACCCCTGCCTCTTCCCGACAGGCCTTCGATCGCCGTGCTCCCCTTCACCAATCTGAGCGAAGACCCGCAGCAGGAATACTTTGCCGACGGCCTGGTGGAGGACATCATCACGGGTCTCAGCCGGGTGAGGTCCTTCTTCGTGATCGCCCGGAACTCCTCCTTCACCTACAAGGGCCGCGCCGTCGACGTCCGGCAGGTCTCTCGCGAACTCGGCGTGCAATACGTTCTGGAGGGCAGCATCCGGAAGGCGGGATCGCGGGTCCGCATCGCCGGTCAGCTCATCGACGGCATGACCGGGCACCATGTCTGGGCCGAACGGTTCGACGGGGACCTGAGCGATATCTTCGAACTGCAGGACCGGGTCACGGAAAGCGTCGTCGGGGCGGTCGAGCCCAGCATCCGGCTCGAGGAGATCCGGCAGGCTCACAACAAGCCGACCACCTCCGTCACGGCCTACGACCTGTACCTGCGCGCCCTGCCCTGCTTCTACAAGATGACCCGCGAGGGCTTTGCCGATGTCCGCAGGCTCACGAACGAGGCCCTGAGCATCGATCCCGGCTTCACGCTGGCGAAAGCGCTCGGCGCCTATATCCGCAGCATCTCGGTGAGCCAGTGCTGGCATGAGCCCGACGATATCCGCGTCGCGACCCGCATGGCGCGCGAGGTGATGGCGGAGGCGCGCGATGACCCGACGAGCCTGCGGTTCGCCGCCCAGGTCCTTGCCTACAGCGCGAAGGATTACGAGGCCGCCCTGAATGCCATCGAACGCTCTCTGTCGCTCAATCCGAACTCGGCCCAGAGCTATACGAGCGGCGGGTGGGTCAACACCCATGCGGGCCGGCCTCTCGTGGCGATCGACCATTTCCACAAAGCCATGCGCCTGAGCCCCCTGGACCCGGAGAAAGGCATCGCCCTGTCAGGTATCGGGATGTGCTACCTCATGCTCGAACAGTTCGAGGACGCATTGACCTGGGGAGAAACGGCCCTGCGGGAGATGCCGGGCTACGGTTCGTCCTACAGGGTCGTCATCGGGGCCTTCGTCGGGCTTGGGCGCCTGGACGAGGCGAGGATGGCGGCGGAGCGCCTGATGGAAGCCTTCCCGACCTATACGCTGACCCTGCAGCGACAGATCAATCCCTGGCGCGACCAGACCTTCGCCCAGCGTTATCTCGACGCGCTCCAGGTCGCAGGCGTCCCGGAGTGA
- a CDS encoding substrate-binding domain-containing protein: MSNLKLLAQSLGLSITTVSRALDGYSDVAPATRERVLAAAQAMNYRPNPAARSLRRRKAEAVAVTLPTEPGRFGPPIFLNMLAACGQRLAEEGLDLMLLPIAGRGGEMDTYRRLLDGRRADAVIVVRTRLEDERVAFLKERGIPFVTHGRTARSDEHAFIDGDGEAGFREAAQKLASMGHRRIAHIAAPQDLTFAHLRRKGWLAALDEIGSPEALEYTAQPTEEGGYEAAQWLLGQSAPPTALLCATDSMAIGALSALKEHGFTAGRDIAVIGHDNLPSAAFTDPPLSSMEIAAPDVGRQLAEMLIARLGGRDARELQTVLPVRQVPRATHGPAN; encoded by the coding sequence GTGTCGAACCTGAAGCTTCTCGCGCAATCGCTCGGTCTGTCGATCACCACGGTATCGCGGGCCCTCGACGGCTATTCCGACGTGGCTCCGGCCACGCGCGAGCGCGTTCTGGCGGCAGCCCAGGCCATGAACTACCGTCCCAACCCGGCAGCCCGCAGCCTGCGGCGACGCAAGGCCGAAGCGGTAGCCGTGACCCTGCCGACGGAGCCGGGCCGGTTCGGCCCTCCCATCTTCCTGAACATGCTGGCCGCCTGCGGGCAGCGATTGGCCGAGGAAGGCCTCGACTTGATGCTGCTGCCCATCGCCGGACGCGGGGGCGAGATGGATACCTATCGGCGGCTCCTGGACGGGCGCCGAGCCGATGCGGTGATCGTGGTGCGCACAAGGCTCGAGGACGAGCGCGTTGCCTTCCTGAAGGAACGCGGCATCCCCTTCGTGACCCATGGCAGGACTGCGAGATCGGACGAGCACGCCTTCATCGACGGCGACGGCGAGGCCGGTTTCAGGGAAGCGGCCCAAAAGCTCGCATCCATGGGCCATCGACGCATCGCCCATATCGCGGCGCCGCAGGACCTCACCTTCGCGCATTTGCGCCGCAAGGGCTGGCTTGCGGCGCTCGACGAGATCGGCTCCCCGGAAGCGCTCGAATACACGGCGCAGCCGACGGAGGAAGGCGGCTACGAGGCCGCGCAATGGCTGCTCGGGCAGAGCGCGCCTCCCACGGCCCTGCTGTGCGCGACCGACAGCATGGCGATCGGCGCCCTGAGCGCGCTCAAGGAGCACGGCTTCACCGCCGGGCGCGATATCGCGGTGATCGGCCACGACAATCTGCCCTCCGCGGCTTTCACCGATCCGCCCCTGTCGAGCATGGAAATCGCCGCTCCCGATGTGGGCCGACAATTGGCCGAGATGCTCATCGCACGGCTCGGCGGACGCGACGCCCGCGAGTTGCAAACCGTTCTGCCGGTTCGGCAGGTTCCGAGGGCCACCCACGGACCGGCCAACTGA
- a CDS encoding response regulator: MAQTRCMIVEDQALLGISLEAFLEDAGFAVAGVFMSNDQALQWLESDAPDVAILDIMIKDGTSLEIARALKSRGVPFTVYSGLPRKDDCPPELRGVPWLEKPVSRETLLSVLDELTNTAQDGHGARPTPPSPHE; this comes from the coding sequence ATGGCACAAACCCGCTGCATGATCGTGGAGGACCAGGCGTTGCTCGGCATATCCCTGGAGGCGTTCCTCGAGGATGCCGGCTTCGCGGTGGCCGGAGTCTTCATGAGCAATGACCAAGCGCTGCAATGGCTCGAAAGCGACGCACCGGACGTTGCCATCCTCGACATCATGATCAAGGACGGAACGTCCCTGGAAATCGCCCGTGCCCTGAAGAGCCGGGGCGTCCCCTTCACGGTCTATTCCGGCCTTCCCCGGAAAGACGATTGCCCGCCGGAGCTGCGGGGCGTTCCCTGGCTGGAAAAGCCGGTCAGCCGGGAAACCCTTTTGAGCGTCCTCGATGAACTAACGAATACCGCTCAGGATGGACACGGGGCGCGTCCGACCCCGCCTTCGCCTCACGAATAG
- a CDS encoding HugZ family protein, with protein MAKDPTLPVDHDARSLAKRLMRTARSGALATNDAESGMPFASLVQVGTDLDGSPLILTSQLSVHTRLMEADPRCSLLLSSIGKGDPLAHPRLTLQATAERLDRETDDAKKIRRRYLLQHPKAELYVDFPDFSFWRLKVSSGSLNGGFGRAYRMTAGDLLADMSEFFDFYDFEAGAIDHMNAEHSDAVALYATQLCGGREGVWHLIGIDPEGIQLALGDDILRLSFPKPLTGPHEVRPMLIRLANEARSRAA; from the coding sequence ATGGCGAAAGACCCGACCCTGCCCGTCGACCATGACGCTCGCTCTCTGGCCAAGAGACTGATGCGCACGGCCCGATCCGGTGCGCTCGCCACCAACGATGCGGAGAGCGGAATGCCCTTCGCGAGCCTCGTTCAGGTCGGAACGGATCTCGACGGCTCACCCCTCATCCTCACCTCGCAGCTTTCAGTGCATACGAGGCTGATGGAGGCCGATCCACGCTGCTCCCTGCTCCTGTCCTCCATCGGCAAGGGCGATCCGCTGGCGCATCCGCGCCTGACCCTGCAGGCGACGGCGGAGCGCCTCGACCGGGAGACGGACGATGCGAAGAAGATCCGCCGCCGATACCTGCTGCAGCATCCCAAGGCCGAGCTCTATGTGGATTTCCCGGATTTCAGCTTCTGGCGCCTCAAGGTCTCGTCCGGCAGCCTCAACGGCGGATTCGGCCGGGCCTATCGCATGACGGCCGGGGACCTGCTCGCCGACATGTCCGAGTTCTTCGATTTCTACGACTTCGAAGCCGGCGCCATCGACCACATGAATGCCGAGCATTCTGACGCGGTCGCGCTCTATGCCACCCAGCTTTGCGGGGGCCGAGAGGGCGTCTGGCATCTCATCGGGATCGACCCCGAAGGCATCCAGCTGGCCCTGGGCGACGACATCCTGCGCCTGTCCTTCCCGAAGCCCCTGACGGGACCGCACGAGGTGCGTCCCATGCTCATCCGGCTTGCGAACGAGGCCCGGAGCAGGGCTGCATGA
- a CDS encoding Hsp20/alpha crystallin family protein, with protein sequence MNMRDLIPWARNQQMAPGRYREESDPFTALHREMNRLFDDVMRGFDMAPLGGTNRPVGWPQVEVVETDKEVRVSAELPGLEDKDVEVLMQDGVLTIRGERKSEIDDKERAFSERYYGRFERRIPMAWDVDEDKIEATFRNGVLTVTLPKSPESRPQARRIAINRSTEETKH encoded by the coding sequence ATGAATATGCGTGATCTTATTCCCTGGGCTCGCAACCAGCAGATGGCTCCGGGCCGCTACCGCGAGGAGAGCGATCCTTTCACGGCGCTCCATCGCGAGATGAACCGGCTCTTCGACGATGTCATGCGCGGTTTCGACATGGCGCCGCTCGGCGGCACGAACCGGCCTGTCGGCTGGCCGCAGGTGGAGGTCGTGGAGACCGACAAGGAGGTGCGGGTCTCGGCGGAACTGCCGGGCCTCGAAGACAAGGACGTCGAGGTGCTGATGCAGGATGGCGTCCTGACCATCCGCGGCGAGCGCAAGTCCGAGATCGACGACAAGGAGCGCGCCTTCAGCGAGCGTTATTACGGCCGCTTCGAACGCCGCATCCCGATGGCCTGGGACGTTGACGAGGACAAGATCGAGGCGACGTTCAGGAACGGCGTTCTCACCGTGACGCTGCCGAAATCACCTGAGAGCCGTCCGCAGGCGCGGCGCATTGCGATCAACCGCTCCACGGAGGAGACCAAGCACTAA
- the lptC gene encoding LPS export ABC transporter periplasmic protein LptC, producing the protein MTGIQGTTMRDGPALRSAVRSRAFNKARRHSRWVRFAKVAIPFGSLLGMAAVGFVAYYNPFKQIENLSFGSIGVSGTNVTMESPRLTGFKNDNRPYEVTASAATQDVRKPDLVQLKDLRARIVTDERGSVARLQADSGILDTKKEQMRLRENIVVTTDAGHEVRLRTAFVKFKAGSVVSNDPVTVSFGSGTIEAEGLDVADNGKVMSFTGRVRTVIQPSGSTPSTPEAAGTGSTAPAPQQTSIRP; encoded by the coding sequence GTGACGGGAATTCAGGGCACCACGATGCGTGATGGCCCGGCCTTGAGGTCGGCTGTACGGTCGCGCGCCTTCAACAAGGCCCGTCGCCATTCCCGGTGGGTCCGCTTCGCCAAGGTGGCGATTCCCTTCGGCTCCCTGCTCGGCATGGCCGCCGTCGGCTTCGTGGCCTATTACAATCCCTTCAAGCAGATCGAGAACCTGAGCTTCGGCTCCATCGGGGTGAGCGGCACGAACGTCACCATGGAAAGCCCGAGGCTGACCGGGTTCAAGAACGACAACCGCCCCTACGAGGTGACGGCCAGTGCCGCCACGCAGGATGTGCGCAAGCCCGATCTCGTGCAGCTCAAGGATCTCAGGGCGCGCATCGTGACCGACGAGCGCGGCAGCGTCGCGAGGCTCCAAGCCGATTCCGGCATCCTCGACACCAAGAAAGAACAGATGAGGCTGCGCGAGAACATCGTGGTCACCACGGATGCCGGCCACGAGGTCAGGCTCCGCACCGCCTTCGTGAAGTTCAAGGCCGGTTCCGTTGTGTCAAATGACCCGGTCACCGTGTCCTTCGGCAGCGGCACCATCGAGGCGGAGGGGCTCGACGTCGCGGATAACGGCAAGGTCATGAGCTTCACGGGCCGCGTCCGCACCGTCATACAGCCCTCGGGCTCCACCCCATCCACCCCTGAAGCTGCCGGCACGGGCTCCACGGCGCCTGCACCCCAACAGACAAGTATTCGTCCATGA
- a CDS encoding LptA/OstA family protein encodes MMSFTRAALALALLSPTPIDVAFAQAGKERAVGFGNFGSSKEPIKIDANKLDVFDKEGRAVFTGEVVAVQGESTMKCTIMTVFYEQRDQNGAQAAAAQATDDSAIKKIDCKGPVTIVSRTQVATGEHATFDRGSNKIMLTGNATLSDGPNVTKGERVLYDINTGVANIETTPGGRVRALFVPGQGGPAPTGAGGAPAAGGAKPKPQQRPATN; translated from the coding sequence ATGATGAGTTTCACCCGCGCCGCCCTGGCCCTCGCGCTCCTCTCCCCGACTCCCATCGACGTGGCCTTTGCCCAGGCCGGCAAGGAGCGGGCCGTGGGATTCGGCAATTTCGGCTCGAGCAAGGAGCCCATCAAGATCGACGCCAACAAGCTCGACGTCTTCGACAAGGAAGGCCGCGCGGTCTTTACCGGTGAAGTGGTGGCGGTTCAGGGCGAGAGCACCATGAAGTGCACGATCATGACCGTGTTCTACGAGCAGCGGGACCAGAACGGCGCGCAGGCGGCGGCCGCGCAGGCGACCGACGACAGCGCCATCAAAAAGATCGACTGCAAGGGGCCGGTCACCATCGTGTCGCGCACCCAGGTCGCAACGGGCGAGCATGCCACCTTCGACCGGGGCTCCAACAAGATCATGCTGACCGGCAACGCGACCCTGAGCGACGGTCCGAACGTCACCAAGGGCGAGCGGGTGCTCTACGACATCAATACCGGCGTGGCGAATATCGAGACGACGCCCGGCGGCCGGGTGAGGGCGCTCTTCGTGCCCGGCCAGGGCGGGCCTGCACCGACCGGCGCCGGCGGAGCGCCTGCCGCGGGCGGGGCCAAGCCGAAGCCGCAGCAGAGGCCGGCCACGAACTAG
- a CDS encoding ribonuclease D: protein MTVRFHRGDLPAGYKPGPAIAIDTETLGLNPHRDRLCVVQISTGDGTADVVQILKDGPLPENLIRVLSDESVLKIFHYARFDLAVIFHTFGIMPRPIYCTKVASRLVRTYTDRHGLKELVREQLGVELSKQQQSSDWGADTLTAAQLDYAASDVLHLHALKDKLDVLLERENRLGIAHQCFSFLPTRAQLDLLGWPETDIFAHS from the coding sequence ATGACAGTACGCTTCCATCGCGGGGACCTGCCCGCCGGCTACAAGCCCGGCCCGGCGATCGCCATCGACACCGAGACCCTCGGTCTCAATCCGCATCGCGACCGCCTGTGCGTGGTGCAGATCTCGACCGGGGACGGTACGGCGGATGTGGTGCAGATCCTGAAGGACGGGCCCTTGCCGGAGAACCTGATCCGGGTGCTCTCCGACGAGAGCGTGCTCAAGATCTTCCATTATGCCCGCTTCGATCTCGCGGTCATCTTCCACACCTTCGGCATCATGCCGCGCCCGATCTATTGCACCAAGGTCGCCTCGCGGCTCGTGCGCACTTATACCGACCGCCATGGACTCAAGGAGCTGGTGCGCGAGCAGCTCGGGGTGGAGCTGTCGAAGCAGCAGCAATCCTCCGATTGGGGCGCCGACACCCTGACCGCCGCCCAGCTCGATTACGCGGCGTCCGACGTGCTGCACCTCCATGCCCTGAAGGACAAGCTCGACGTTCTGCTGGAGCGGGAGAACAGGCTCGGCATTGCTCATCAATGCTTCAGCTTCCTGCCGACCCGCGCCCAGCTGGACCTTCTCGGGTGGCCGGAGACGGATATTTTCGCCCATTCTTGA
- a CDS encoding sigma-70 family RNA polymerase sigma factor, translating into MSVEHSLKQQMLNAVPHLRAFAISLSGSVDRADDLVQSTLLKGLSNLDKFQPGTSMQAWLFTILRNDFLTQTRRRKREVEDPEGSWAEKVAVMPDQGARLDFTDMLKALSKLPVDQREALLLVGAEGLSYEDAARICGTNIGTIKSRINRARNRLSEILKLDAKDDLGPDNLVKAALFMHASP; encoded by the coding sequence TTGTCAGTCGAACACTCCTTGAAACAGCAGATGCTCAATGCCGTCCCGCATCTGCGGGCCTTTGCCATTTCCCTTTCCGGGAGCGTCGACAGGGCGGACGACCTGGTTCAGAGCACATTGCTCAAGGGCCTGAGCAATCTCGACAAATTCCAGCCCGGCACCAGCATGCAGGCATGGCTCTTCACCATCCTGCGCAACGATTTTCTGACCCAAACCCGCCGGAGGAAGCGCGAGGTCGAGGATCCGGAAGGCTCCTGGGCCGAGAAGGTGGCGGTGATGCCCGATCAGGGCGCACGGCTCGACTTCACCGACATGCTCAAGGCCTTGAGTAAGCTCCCGGTCGACCAGCGCGAGGCCCTTCTGCTCGTCGGCGCGGAGGGCTTGTCCTATGAGGATGCGGCGCGAATCTGCGGCACCAATATCGGAACCATCAAGAGCCGGATCAACCGCGCCCGCAATCGCCTGTCGGAAATCCTGAAACTCGATGCAAAGGACGACCTCGGCCCCGACAATCTGGTCAAGGCGGCCCTGTTCATGCACGCCTCGCCGTGA